The following proteins are co-located in the Sporolactobacillus pectinivorans genome:
- a CDS encoding GNAT family N-acetyltransferase, translating to MIHCRLATCSDAALIHSLMIRAFAEYQKSGAPSSAMKETAASIQKSLAASEQALIAYDDGSTPVGMVRFMLRRDDVYFYRLAVIPERQGHGIAKTIVYQMEEVARRNGKNMAVCRVRKNVGRNLKLYQSIGFHIFDQEIVHKPGGINLKVVHMKKKL from the coding sequence GTGATCCATTGCAGACTTGCGACGTGTTCCGATGCAGCACTCATTCACAGTTTAATGATCCGTGCTTTTGCGGAATATCAGAAATCGGGAGCGCCATCCAGTGCTATGAAAGAGACGGCCGCGTCGATTCAAAAATCGCTGGCGGCCAGTGAACAAGCTTTGATCGCCTATGATGACGGATCTACTCCTGTCGGAATGGTCCGTTTTATGTTGCGGCGTGATGATGTGTATTTTTACCGGCTGGCGGTCATTCCTGAAAGACAGGGACACGGTATCGCAAAGACGATAGTGTACCAGATGGAAGAGGTTGCTAGAAGAAATGGAAAGAATATGGCAGTCTGCCGGGTGCGTAAAAACGTCGGGCGTAACCTGAAACTCTATCAATCAATCGGCTTTCATATTTTTGATCAGGAAATAGTGCATAAGCCGGGCGGGATAAACCTTAAGGTCGTACATATGAAGAAAAAATTGTGA